The Pirellulales bacterium genome includes a region encoding these proteins:
- a CDS encoding NAD(P)-dependent oxidoreductase — protein sequence MKTQTDPKVDYAFKHVFGREQSKPALISLLNAVLQPAEGQEIASLELLLADAAARGIPVGNTPGVLDGATADLGFALLLAAARRLVEGDCYARSPQFTVYDPGYLLGREVHHSTLGIVGLGRIGGQVARRARAFDMTVLYANRRRRPDAEADLGVEHVPFTELLARSDYVMLCCPLTPETTRLIDAAALARMKPTATLINIARGAVVDTSALTAALASGQIASAALDVTDLEPLPQEHPLLSMPNVVIAPHLGSATIETRRRMADMSVENLMAGLEGRPLPYAVSA from the coding sequence ATGAAAACGCAGACGGATCCCAAGGTCGATTACGCTTTCAAGCACGTGTTTGGCCGCGAGCAAAGCAAGCCGGCCCTGATAAGTTTGCTGAATGCCGTCTTGCAGCCGGCGGAAGGTCAGGAAATCGCCAGCCTAGAGCTGCTGTTGGCCGATGCGGCCGCGCGTGGCATCCCCGTCGGCAATACGCCGGGCGTTCTCGATGGCGCCACGGCCGATCTGGGTTTCGCCTTGCTGCTGGCGGCCGCCCGCCGGTTGGTCGAGGGCGACTGTTATGCCCGATCGCCGCAGTTCACCGTCTACGATCCGGGCTACCTGTTGGGCCGCGAGGTACACCACAGCACCTTGGGCATCGTGGGTTTGGGGCGGATCGGGGGCCAAGTTGCACGTCGGGCACGCGCCTTCGACATGACGGTGCTCTACGCGAACCGCCGTCGCCGGCCGGACGCCGAGGCGGATCTGGGTGTGGAACACGTTCCGTTCACGGAGCTACTCGCCCGTTCCGACTATGTGATGCTCTGCTGCCCGCTGACGCCGGAGACGACCCGCTTGATCGACGCCGCGGCCCTGGCCCGTATGAAACCGACGGCGACGCTGATCAACATCGCGCGTGGAGCGGTGGTCGACACGTCGGCCTTGACGGCGGCGCTTGCCAGTGGCCAGATCGCGTCGGCGGCGCTCGACGTCACCGATCTGGAGCCCTTGCCGCAGGAGCATCCGCTGCTCTCGATGCCCAACGTCGTCATCGCGCCGCACTTGGGCAGCGCCACCATTGAGACGCGTCGCCGCATGGCCGACATGTCGGTCGAGAACTTGATGGCCGGGCTGGAAGGCCGGCCGCTGCCGTACGCGGTGAGCGCGTGA